The Thermus hydrothermalis genome window below encodes:
- a CDS encoding ArsR/SmtB family transcription factor, translating into MPSALHRYKAEFFKALAHPLRLAILDALREGEKSVTALQKELRVEQSAVSRQLAFLRERGLVEVRREGALAYYRTKDSEVYAFLDLGRRIFERHLQAERARLQALEEGM; encoded by the coding sequence ATGCCGAGCGCCCTGCACCGCTACAAGGCGGAGTTCTTCAAGGCCTTGGCCCACCCCTTGCGGCTAGCCATCCTGGACGCCTTGCGGGAGGGGGAGAAGAGCGTCACCGCTTTACAAAAGGAGCTTCGCGTGGAGCAGTCGGCCGTGTCCCGGCAGCTGGCTTTTCTGCGTGAGCGAGGGTTGGTGGAGGTGAGGCGGGAAGGTGCCCTCGCTTACTACCGCACCAAAGACTCCGAGGTCTACGCCTTCTTGGACCTGGGGCGGCGCATCTTCGAGCGCCACCTGCAGGCGGAGCGGGCGCGCCTTCAGGCCCTCGAGGAGGGGATGTGA
- a CDS encoding proton-conducting transporter membrane subunit — MLYLLLLLPLLALLGRREAGRLALLSQLVPLGAALLSLALLGQASGPFRLDAVGLFYLVLTDLLYALVARFALGYFPKEEAWRFYWAGALFLLAAHGAYLAHNLGVLWIFVEGSTLASALLVYHRGGARALEATWKYLMLGSVGIAFGLLGVILVYALLGGATLDWGRARSLMASVNPEGFKVAYAFLLVGFGTKVGLFPLHTWLPDAHAEAPGPASALLSGTLLNVAFYALLRYAALAQAAGLFPFVQGLLLFFGLLSLLAAGLLLYGQKEYKRLLAYSSVEHMGLALFALGLGLPWLALFHTLAHSLSKTLAFLGASGVYALTHAREVGRVGGLFLGLPALGVPLVLAFLALGGLPPFPLFYAEVQAVTAAWRWPVLGLLYLLGLGLAFAGLLPAVTRMGFGPGQPPKARGLPWAPLWLLLGALLFLGLFPPVALLKAVEAVLWTR, encoded by the coding sequence GTGCTTTACCTGCTCCTTCTCCTCCCCCTCCTGGCGCTCCTGGGCCGGCGGGAGGCGGGCCGCCTGGCCCTCCTTTCCCAGCTCGTGCCCTTAGGGGCGGCGCTTCTTTCCCTGGCCCTCTTGGGCCAGGCGTCGGGCCCGTTTCGGCTGGATGCGGTGGGCCTTTTCTACCTCGTACTCACCGATTTGCTGTACGCCCTGGTGGCCCGGTTCGCCCTCGGGTACTTCCCAAAGGAGGAAGCCTGGCGCTTCTATTGGGCCGGCGCCCTCTTCCTCTTGGCCGCCCACGGGGCCTACCTGGCCCACAACCTCGGGGTCCTCTGGATCTTCGTAGAGGGGAGCACATTGGCCTCCGCCCTCCTTGTCTACCACAGGGGCGGGGCCAGGGCCCTCGAGGCCACCTGGAAGTACCTGATGCTGGGGAGCGTGGGCATCGCCTTCGGGCTTTTGGGCGTCATCCTGGTCTACGCCCTCCTGGGGGGAGCCACCTTGGACTGGGGGCGGGCCCGGTCGCTCATGGCCTCCGTGAACCCGGAGGGGTTCAAGGTGGCCTACGCCTTCTTGCTCGTGGGCTTCGGGACCAAGGTGGGCCTTTTCCCCCTCCACACCTGGCTTCCCGATGCCCACGCCGAGGCCCCAGGGCCCGCTTCCGCCTTGCTTTCTGGAACCCTTTTGAATGTGGCTTTCTACGCCCTGTTGCGCTACGCCGCCCTAGCCCAGGCGGCGGGACTCTTCCCCTTCGTCCAGGGCCTTCTCCTCTTCTTTGGCCTATTGAGCCTTTTGGCGGCGGGGCTCCTCCTCTATGGCCAGAAGGAGTACAAGCGGCTCCTCGCCTATTCCAGCGTGGAGCACATGGGGCTTGCCCTCTTTGCGCTGGGCCTCGGACTGCCCTGGCTCGCCCTCTTCCACACCCTGGCCCACTCCCTGAGCAAGACCCTCGCCTTCCTCGGGGCGAGCGGGGTGTACGCCCTCACCCATGCCCGGGAGGTGGGGCGGGTGGGGGGGCTCTTCCTGGGCCTCCCCGCCCTCGGCGTGCCCCTGGTCCTGGCCTTTTTGGCCCTTGGGGGGCTCCCGCCCTTCCCCCTCTTTTACGCCGAGGTCCAGGCGGTGACGGCGGCGTGGCGGTGGCCTGTCCTGGGTCTCCTCTACCTCCTCGGACTCGGGCTTGCCTTTGCCGGGTTGCTTCCGGCCGTAACCCGGATGGGCTTCGGTCCCGGGCAGCCGCCCAAGGCCCGGGGCCTGCCGTGGGCCCCCCTTTGGCTTTTGCTCGGCGCCCTTCTCTTCCTCGGACTATTCCCCCCGGTGGCGCTACTTAAGGCAGTGGAGGCGGTGCTGTGGACGAGGTGA
- a CDS encoding SDR family NAD(P)-dependent oxidoreductase, producing the protein MDYRRLLDLTGQVALVVGAASGIGRASAEALAAFGAKVALADRDAAGLSEVAEGLRRNGLEADALPVDIAEKEAADRLVAWTLERFGRLDALVTTPAINVRKPLLAYTDEEVDRVVDLNLKATLRLLRAGGRVMAEQGSGSLIAFASIRALVVEPGQGVYAATKAGILQLVRALAAELGPKGVRANAIAPGPIETPLTAPIKANPGWYRAYAEKTALGRWGRPEEVAMAVVYLASPASSYVTGTLFLVDGGWTAVDGRYAPPL; encoded by the coding sequence ATGGACTACCGGCGCCTTTTGGACTTGACGGGCCAGGTGGCCTTGGTGGTGGGGGCGGCCTCGGGGATCGGGCGGGCCTCGGCGGAGGCCTTGGCGGCCTTCGGGGCCAAGGTGGCCCTGGCCGACCGGGATGCGGCGGGGCTTTCCGAGGTCGCGGAGGGCCTAAGGCGGAATGGCCTCGAGGCGGACGCCCTCCCCGTGGACATCGCCGAAAAGGAGGCGGCGGACCGCCTCGTGGCCTGGACCCTGGAGCGCTTTGGCCGGCTGGACGCCCTGGTCACCACCCCGGCCATCAACGTGCGCAAGCCCCTCCTCGCCTACACGGACGAGGAGGTGGACCGGGTGGTGGACCTGAACCTGAAGGCCACCCTGCGCCTCCTCCGGGCCGGGGGGCGGGTGATGGCGGAGCAGGGCTCGGGAAGCCTCATCGCCTTCGCCTCCATCCGCGCCCTGGTGGTGGAGCCCGGGCAAGGGGTCTACGCCGCCACCAAGGCGGGGATCCTGCAGCTCGTCCGGGCCTTGGCGGCGGAGCTTGGGCCCAAGGGGGTGCGGGCCAACGCCATCGCCCCTGGGCCCATTGAAACCCCCCTCACCGCCCCCATCAAGGCCAACCCCGGGTGGTACCGGGCCTACGCCGAGAAGACCGCCCTGGGCCGCTGGGGCAGGCCCGAGGAGGTGGCCATGGCCGTGGTCTACCTGGCCTCCCCCGCCAGTAGCTACGTCACCGGGACCCTCTTCCTCGTGGACGGGGGCTGGACGGCGGTGGACGGGCGGTATGCGCCGCCCCTGTAG
- a CDS encoding NADH-quinone oxidoreductase subunit K has protein sequence MATVNVLVLAVLATGFLMVSRRSLDAIIRLYALQNILLALVSFGLAHGELHFVLAGLALFLLKGVAIPVYLFWLLDRLEVSHEVEGYLSVFLTLALAGALTALAFRVGGVFILPGAPLPEGVPVALSLVLLGALSMVVRKKAISQVLGFLALENGVFLLALSESHGLPLFVELGVALDAFAAVFLAGVLLFRIRGELGHLDTARMRALRG, from the coding sequence ATGGCTACGGTGAACGTGCTGGTCCTTGCGGTGTTGGCCACGGGATTTCTCATGGTGAGTCGGCGGAGCCTGGATGCCATCATCCGGCTTTACGCCCTACAGAACATCCTCTTGGCCCTGGTGTCCTTTGGATTGGCCCATGGGGAACTCCACTTCGTTTTGGCGGGGCTCGCTCTTTTCCTCCTCAAGGGGGTTGCCATACCGGTTTACCTCTTCTGGCTTCTGGACCGCCTCGAGGTGAGCCACGAGGTGGAGGGCTACCTCTCCGTCTTTCTCACCTTGGCCCTGGCGGGGGCCCTCACCGCCCTGGCCTTCCGCGTGGGCGGGGTGTTCATTCTTCCCGGGGCTCCGCTCCCCGAAGGGGTGCCGGTGGCCCTGAGCCTGGTCCTCTTGGGCGCGCTCTCCATGGTGGTCCGGAAGAAGGCCATCAGCCAGGTACTGGGGTTCCTGGCCCTGGAGAACGGGGTCTTCCTCCTCGCCCTCTCGGAGAGCCATGGCCTGCCCCTCTTCGTGGAGCTGGGCGTGGCCCTGGACGCCTTCGCCGCCGTATTCCTGGCGGGCGTTCTCCTCTTCCGCATCCGGGGAGAGCTGGGGCATCTGGACACCGCCCGGATGCGGGCCCTGAGGGGGTGA
- a CDS encoding CoA-acylating methylmalonate-semialdehyde dehydrogenase: MLKNLIGGAWREVSRPTLPVYNPATGEVLEEVPLSGPEEVDQAVRAAEAAFAIWSRTPLLERVRLMFRFKELLERHLEELARLITLHHGKTLEEARGEVRRGIEVVDFALSAPTLLQGRTLREVTGGVDQNLYHYPLGVVAGIPPFNFPVMIPLWMFPIAVVAGNTFVLKPSERTPLGAVRLAELFLEAGFPEGVLNLVHGGKEAAEALVRHPGVRAVQFVGSEPVARRIYALAAEGGKRVSAAGGAKNHLVVLPDADWEVAVPAILNSAFGNAGERCLAGSVAVGVGEAGPELLERVVAAAQRLKVGPGWEEGVDLGPLIREEHRRRVVGYIQRGLEEGATLALDGRGVEGPGFFLGPTVLAGVSPRMAVGREEIFGPVLSVSFVKTLEEAIAQANAVPYGNMACVFTGSGKAARAFREGVQAGMVGVNVGVAQPFAFYPFSGWRDSFFGDLHPHGPDAFLFYTQRKVVVERW, encoded by the coding sequence ATGCTCAAGAACCTCATCGGCGGCGCATGGCGGGAGGTTTCCCGGCCCACCCTTCCCGTCTACAACCCGGCCACGGGGGAGGTGCTGGAGGAGGTGCCCCTCTCGGGGCCGGAGGAGGTGGACCAGGCGGTCCGGGCGGCGGAAGCGGCCTTTGCGATTTGGAGCCGGACCCCCCTCCTGGAAAGGGTGCGGCTCATGTTCCGCTTCAAGGAGCTTTTGGAAAGGCACCTTGAGGAGCTCGCCCGCCTCATCACCCTCCACCACGGCAAGACCCTGGAGGAGGCCCGGGGGGAGGTGCGCCGGGGCATTGAGGTGGTGGACTTCGCCCTCTCCGCCCCCACCCTTCTCCAAGGGCGGACCCTGAGGGAGGTGACGGGGGGCGTGGACCAGAACCTCTACCACTACCCCTTGGGGGTGGTGGCGGGCATCCCCCCCTTCAACTTCCCCGTGATGATCCCCCTCTGGATGTTCCCCATCGCCGTGGTGGCGGGGAACACCTTCGTCCTGAAGCCCTCGGAGCGCACCCCCTTGGGGGCGGTGCGCCTTGCGGAGCTCTTCCTGGAGGCGGGCTTCCCCGAGGGGGTCCTGAACCTGGTCCACGGGGGCAAGGAGGCCGCCGAGGCCCTGGTGCGCCATCCGGGGGTGCGGGCGGTGCAGTTTGTGGGCTCGGAGCCCGTGGCCCGCCGGATCTACGCCCTGGCGGCGGAGGGGGGGAAGCGGGTTTCGGCGGCCGGGGGGGCCAAGAACCACCTGGTGGTCCTGCCGGACGCCGATTGGGAGGTGGCGGTACCCGCCATCCTCAACTCCGCCTTCGGCAACGCCGGGGAGCGGTGCCTGGCGGGGAGCGTGGCCGTGGGGGTGGGGGAGGCGGGGCCCGAGCTCCTGGAGCGGGTGGTGGCGGCGGCCCAAAGGCTCAAGGTGGGCCCGGGATGGGAGGAAGGGGTGGACCTGGGCCCCCTCATCCGGGAGGAGCACCGGAGGCGGGTGGTGGGGTACATCCAACGGGGCCTGGAGGAGGGGGCCACCCTGGCCCTGGACGGGCGGGGGGTGGAGGGGCCGGGGTTTTTCCTGGGGCCCACGGTGCTCGCTGGGGTCTCCCCCCGGATGGCGGTGGGGCGGGAGGAGATCTTCGGCCCGGTGCTCTCCGTTTCCTTCGTGAAGACCCTGGAGGAGGCCATCGCGCAGGCCAACGCCGTGCCCTACGGGAACATGGCCTGCGTCTTCACCGGAAGCGGCAAGGCGGCCCGGGCCTTCCGGGAGGGAGTGCAGGCGGGGATGGTGGGGGTGAACGTGGGGGTGGCCCAGCCCTTCGCCTTCTACCCCTTCTCCGGCTGGCGGGACTCCTTTTTCGGGGACCTCCACCCCCACGGCCCCGACGCCTTCCTCTTCTACACGCAAAGGAAGGTGGTGGTGGAAAGGTGGTAA
- a CDS encoding proton-conducting transporter membrane subunit codes for MSAWLLGAWPALLGASLLGLRDPKGHAYGLALGAVGALWLGGGGLAWWHNAQAGGFFLALLGLLTLALAPYLPAYLAHHPRTARVYGFLVPLFLGSMAGVAVAPPGFPFLFLWEGMALLGYLLIALEGPKAEAGARAFFLASRLGAAGLYLAFLGQGTLPREWLWAGLLLGFGVKAALFPLHPWLPLAHPVALSPVSALLSSAMTKLGLYGLYQAPFWFGPPPSWAGWALVVLGLSGGVYALVRGLGEEDVKGALAYSSVENLGLMQAALGAYFLTQTPLFLHAFFLHQLAHALFKGLLFLAAGALPERRLSRLGGLWRSEPVLGALVLLGMGVGAGLPPGPLFLAEWTLYRGFLGAPGLLPLAVGVLALVGALALYFYVRLFGLAFLGLPRARVEVHLGRGMRQGLGFLVVALLALAFFPGLALGPLRASFYLNGILLFLLVALAYPLYRHLLARPHRDYGTWDCGYGQLEPRMQPNGLGFAAPALGLFPFLRLWVGDKPLLEEPLANTYAGVGRSYARLARAFQGLQSGSIHLYLLLQLLTLVAVLWVVLR; via the coding sequence GTGAGCGCCTGGCTCCTCGGGGCGTGGCCCGCCTTGCTCGGAGCGAGCCTCTTAGGGCTAAGGGATCCGAAGGGCCACGCTTACGGCCTGGCTCTTGGGGCGGTGGGGGCCCTCTGGCTCGGTGGGGGAGGGCTGGCCTGGTGGCACAACGCTCAGGCGGGGGGCTTCTTCCTTGCGCTCCTTGGCCTCCTCACCCTGGCCCTCGCCCCCTATCTCCCCGCTTACCTCGCCCATCACCCCAGGACGGCGAGGGTCTATGGCTTCCTGGTGCCCCTCTTCCTCGGGAGCATGGCGGGGGTTGCGGTGGCCCCCCCGGGGTTTCCCTTCCTGTTCCTCTGGGAGGGCATGGCCCTTCTCGGCTACCTCCTCATCGCTCTGGAGGGCCCCAAGGCGGAGGCGGGGGCCCGCGCCTTCTTCCTGGCGAGCCGACTGGGGGCGGCGGGGCTCTACCTGGCCTTTCTGGGCCAGGGAACCCTTCCTAGGGAATGGCTATGGGCGGGGCTTTTGCTGGGATTTGGGGTGAAGGCTGCCCTCTTTCCCTTGCACCCTTGGCTTCCCCTGGCCCACCCCGTGGCCCTTAGCCCGGTTTCCGCCCTCCTCTCCTCGGCCATGACCAAGCTTGGGCTTTACGGCTTGTACCAGGCCCCGTTCTGGTTCGGCCCACCTCCCAGTTGGGCCGGTTGGGCCCTTGTGGTCTTGGGGCTTTCGGGGGGCGTATACGCTCTGGTACGGGGCTTGGGCGAGGAGGACGTGAAGGGTGCCCTGGCCTACTCCAGCGTGGAGAACCTTGGCCTCATGCAGGCGGCGCTCGGGGCCTACTTCCTGACCCAGACGCCCCTCTTTCTCCACGCCTTTTTCCTGCACCAATTGGCCCATGCGCTCTTCAAGGGGCTCCTCTTCTTGGCGGCGGGGGCCTTGCCGGAGCGACGTCTATCCCGCCTTGGGGGTCTGTGGCGTTCGGAACCCGTTTTAGGCGCCTTGGTCCTTCTGGGGATGGGCGTGGGGGCGGGGTTACCGCCCGGGCCCCTTTTCCTGGCGGAGTGGACCCTGTACCGGGGTTTCCTTGGGGCGCCGGGCCTTCTGCCTCTGGCGGTGGGCGTCTTGGCCCTGGTGGGGGCCCTCGCCCTCTACTTTTATGTCCGCCTCTTCGGCCTCGCCTTCCTGGGCCTGCCCCGCGCCAGGGTGGAGGTCCACCTGGGGCGGGGCATGCGCCAGGGCCTGGGTTTCCTTGTGGTGGCCTTGCTCGCCCTTGCGTTCTTCCCGGGCTTGGCGCTTGGGCCCCTTCGGGCTTCCTTCTACCTCAACGGGATCCTGCTTTTCCTTCTCGTGGCGTTGGCGTACCCCCTCTACCGCCACCTCCTCGCCCGGCCCCACCGGGACTACGGCACCTGGGACTGCGGCTATGGGCAGCTGGAGCCCAGGATGCAACCCAACGGCCTAGGATTCGCCGCCCCCGCCTTGGGCCTATTCCCTTTCCTCCGCCTCTGGGTGGGCGATAAGCCTCTTCTGGAAGAGCCCCTCGCCAACACGTATGCCGGAGTGGGCCGCAGCTACGCCCGCCTCGCTCGGGCGTTCCAGGGGCTCCAGTCGGGGAGCATCCACCTCTACCTGCTCCTCCAACTCCTCACCCTTGTGGCCGTTCTTTGGGTGGTGTTGCGATGA
- the lysA gene encoding diaminopimelate decarboxylase yields the protein MLRPEFLQALKEALSRYPTPFYAYDWQAVEERLKRLRAAFPFARLFYALKANPRLGLLRRLRALGLGAEAVSLGEVLRAYWAGFSPEEVLWNGPVKPREALRALRGQAPVVVLDSREDLGRVAEELPGVRVLLRVNPDLPVRTHGHLATGRGESQFGVLPEEVPVLLREARERGLRVLGLHLHLGSALEDPEDFLLGYRVLEALRPEVGPVEVLDLGGGFGLGLGLAALAPGMEALARAYGAEVWLEPGRYLVAEAGVLVARVVGVKETRRRYLLLDAGMTALLRPALYGARHPVLPLYEGGEEGVYDLAGPACEAGDVLARGVRLPAPEEGDALALLEAGAYGASMALSYLDTPRPLELLWTGEAWEVLREREPWESLMAGEGPPGD from the coding sequence CTGCTACGCCCGGAGTTCCTCCAGGCCCTGAAGGAGGCCCTTTCCCGTTACCCCACCCCCTTTTACGCCTACGACTGGCAAGCGGTGGAGGAACGCCTAAAGCGCCTTCGGGCCGCCTTTCCCTTCGCCCGCCTCTTCTACGCCCTGAAGGCGAACCCGCGCCTTGGGCTTCTCCGACGGCTTCGCGCCTTGGGACTGGGGGCGGAGGCGGTTTCCTTGGGGGAGGTCCTAAGGGCCTACTGGGCGGGTTTTTCCCCGGAGGAGGTCCTCTGGAATGGCCCCGTGAAGCCCCGGGAGGCCCTGCGGGCCCTGAGGGGCCAGGCCCCCGTGGTGGTGCTGGACTCCCGGGAGGACCTGGGGAGGGTGGCGGAGGAGCTTCCGGGGGTGCGGGTCCTCCTGCGGGTGAACCCGGACCTCCCCGTGAGGACCCACGGCCACCTGGCCACGGGCCGGGGGGAGAGCCAGTTCGGCGTCCTGCCCGAGGAGGTGCCCGTCCTTCTCCGGGAGGCGAGGGAGCGGGGGCTAAGGGTTTTGGGCCTCCACCTGCACCTGGGCTCCGCCCTCGAGGACCCCGAGGACTTCCTCCTGGGCTACCGGGTGCTGGAGGCCCTGAGGCCGGAGGTGGGGCCCGTGGAGGTGCTGGACCTGGGGGGCGGGTTCGGCCTGGGCCTGGGGCTCGCCGCCCTGGCCCCCGGCATGGAGGCCCTGGCCCGGGCCTACGGGGCGGAGGTCTGGCTGGAGCCCGGGCGCTACCTGGTGGCGGAGGCGGGGGTGCTGGTGGCCCGGGTGGTGGGGGTGAAGGAAACCCGGAGGCGGTACCTCCTCCTGGACGCCGGCATGACCGCCCTCCTGCGCCCCGCCCTCTACGGCGCCCGGCACCCGGTCCTTCCCCTGTACGAGGGCGGGGAGGAGGGGGTGTACGACCTGGCGGGGCCCGCCTGCGAGGCGGGGGACGTCCTGGCCCGGGGGGTGCGCCTCCCCGCCCCCGAGGAGGGGGACGCCCTGGCCCTCCTCGAGGCGGGGGCCTACGGGGCCAGCATGGCCCTTTCCTACCTGGATACCCCGAGGCCCCTGGAGCTCCTCTGGACGGGGGAGGCTTGGGAGGTGTTGCGGGAGCGGGAGCCCTGGGAGAGCCTCATGGCCGGGGAGGGGCCGCCGGGGGACTAA
- a CDS encoding hydrogenase-4 subunit G translates to MDEVREALRSGRPVALYPYGDGVALVAEVEGTLRVYRYGGGGRFPSLAAEFPALDWFERALWERGLEVDGHPDLKPLRRHDLPYTFRRFAELHEVPVGPVHAGIIEPGHFRFSVLGESIVHLEIRLGYQHRGLLTLLRRAGPERALLLVERAGSEPVAHALAFAEAWERALGRAAPPRAQALRRAALELERAFGHLGRLAGLFTDIGYAYGATQVGRIRALLQAGVDRLTGHRYGRNFVRVGGVGREGRADLEALASYRRELARLLPRLLRHPPVLDRMRYVGVVRRVEAETLGFVGPTARASGVARDLRQDDPLYPGFAPAVRQGGDVLARAQVYAEEAVAALDLALRFLKGLPEGPLAWEPPPGEGEGMARVEAGRGEVFWFVRLLEGQVDVAEGVDPSFKNWRALELAVRGEGLPDFPLCNKSFDLSYAGNDL, encoded by the coding sequence GTGGACGAGGTGAGGGAGGCGTTGCGGTCGGGTCGGCCGGTGGCCCTGTACCCCTATGGGGATGGGGTGGCCTTGGTGGCGGAGGTGGAAGGGACGCTTCGGGTCTACCGCTACGGGGGTGGGGGGCGGTTCCCGAGCCTGGCAGCCGAGTTCCCTGCCCTGGACTGGTTTGAGCGCGCCCTATGGGAGCGGGGCCTGGAGGTGGACGGGCATCCGGACTTGAAGCCCCTGCGGCGCCACGACCTTCCCTACACCTTCCGGCGCTTTGCCGAACTGCACGAGGTGCCGGTGGGACCCGTCCACGCCGGGATCATCGAACCGGGCCACTTCCGCTTCAGCGTGCTCGGGGAGAGCATCGTTCACCTGGAGATCCGTCTCGGATACCAGCACCGGGGCCTTCTTACCCTTTTGCGCAGGGCCGGTCCCGAGCGGGCCCTACTCTTGGTGGAGCGGGCAGGGAGCGAGCCGGTGGCCCACGCCTTGGCCTTCGCCGAGGCCTGGGAAAGGGCCCTCGGGCGGGCGGCCCCTCCCCGGGCCCAGGCTCTTCGGCGCGCGGCGTTGGAGCTGGAGCGGGCCTTTGGCCACTTGGGGCGCCTGGCGGGGCTTTTCACCGACATCGGTTACGCCTACGGGGCCACCCAGGTGGGGCGGATCCGCGCCCTCCTGCAGGCGGGGGTGGACCGTCTCACCGGCCACCGGTACGGGCGCAACTTCGTCCGCGTGGGCGGGGTGGGGCGGGAGGGCCGGGCGGACCTCGAGGCCCTCGCCAGCTACCGTAGGGAGCTCGCCCGCCTACTCCCCCGCCTCTTGCGCCATCCCCCTGTGCTGGACCGGATGCGGTACGTGGGCGTGGTGCGCCGGGTGGAGGCGGAAACCCTAGGTTTCGTGGGCCCCACGGCGCGGGCCAGTGGGGTGGCGCGCGACCTGCGCCAGGACGACCCCCTCTACCCGGGTTTTGCGCCAGCGGTGCGCCAGGGCGGGGACGTTCTGGCGCGGGCCCAGGTATACGCCGAGGAGGCGGTGGCGGCCCTAGACCTCGCCTTGCGCTTCCTCAAGGGCCTCCCTGAAGGCCCCCTGGCCTGGGAACCGCCCCCGGGGGAAGGGGAGGGGATGGCGCGGGTGGAGGCGGGTAGGGGGGAGGTCTTCTGGTTCGTGCGCCTCCTGGAGGGGCAGGTGGACGTGGCGGAGGGCGTGGACCCTTCCTTCAAAAACTGGCGGGCCCTGGAGCTTGCGGTGCGGGGGGAGGGGCTTCCCGACTTCCCCCTTTGCAACAAGTCCTTTGACCTCTCCTATGCGGGGAACGACCTGTAG
- the nagA gene encoding N-acetylglucosamine-6-phosphate deacetylase — MGGVLEGQILTPSGFLRGRLHFGERIEALEEAPVEGPYILPGFLDLHVHGGGGHEVMAGKESVEGTLRFHLSHGTTGLLATTVTAPLPDLERALRGIREAGEGHLGEALLGVHLEGPFISPKRLGAQPPYPLLPDLEVASRLLSLAPVRAITLAPELPGALDLVRFLAERGVRVQLGHTEAGYEEALEALKAGAAGFTHLYNAMTGLHHRSPGVVGLALERGAWAELIPDGLHVHPSALHLALKAIPGLYFVTDAVAAAGMPDGTYPLGAHRVEKQGNGVWLGESLAGSTLTLDQALRNLVAWGLPLEEAARRLSLYPARYLGLSDRGEIAPGKRADLVVLDEALRVQAVYLGGKRVA, encoded by the coding sequence ATGGGCGGGGTCCTGGAGGGGCAGATCCTCACCCCCTCGGGCTTCCTCCGAGGCCGCCTCCACTTCGGCGAGCGCATAGAGGCCCTGGAAGAGGCCCCCGTGGAGGGCCCCTATATCCTCCCCGGGTTTCTGGACCTCCACGTCCACGGGGGTGGGGGGCACGAGGTTATGGCGGGGAAGGAAAGCGTGGAGGGGACCCTCCGCTTCCACCTCTCCCACGGCACCACGGGCCTCCTGGCCACCACGGTCACCGCCCCCCTTCCCGACCTGGAGCGCGCCCTTAGGGGCATCAGGGAGGCGGGAGAAGGCCACTTGGGAGAGGCCCTTTTGGGCGTCCACCTCGAGGGCCCCTTCATCAGCCCAAAGCGCCTTGGGGCCCAGCCCCCCTACCCTCTCCTCCCCGACCTGGAGGTGGCCTCCCGCCTCCTCTCCCTGGCCCCCGTGCGGGCCATCACCCTGGCCCCCGAGCTCCCTGGGGCCCTGGACCTGGTGCGCTTCCTGGCCGAGCGGGGCGTGCGGGTCCAGCTCGGCCACACGGAAGCGGGCTACGAGGAGGCCCTGGAGGCCCTGAAGGCGGGTGCTGCGGGCTTCACCCACCTCTACAACGCCATGACCGGCCTCCACCACCGCTCCCCCGGGGTGGTGGGCCTCGCCCTGGAGCGGGGTGCCTGGGCCGAGCTCATCCCCGACGGCCTCCACGTGCACCCCTCCGCCCTTCACCTGGCCCTGAAGGCCATCCCCGGCCTCTACTTCGTGACGGACGCCGTGGCGGCGGCGGGGATGCCGGACGGCACCTACCCCTTGGGGGCCCACCGGGTGGAGAAGCAGGGGAACGGGGTCTGGCTTGGGGAGAGCCTGGCGGGGAGCACCCTCACCCTGGACCAGGCCCTGAGGAACCTGGTGGCCTGGGGCCTCCCCTTGGAGGAGGCGGCGAGGCGGCTTTCCCTCTATCCCGCCCGCTACCTGGGCCTTTCCGACCGGGGGGAGATCGCACCCGGGAAGCGGGCCGACCTGGTGGTCCTGGACGAGGCCCTCCGGGTGCAGGCGGTTTACCTGGGAGGAAAACGGGTGGCCTAA
- a CDS encoding respiratory chain complex I subunit 1 family protein: MTAVLILLLAPLFTGSVKWLKARLTHRQGASPFLEYRNLSKLWRKAWVRPWPSSPAFLLGPIVALLGTTLAVSLLPILPGLALPGDFLLAVYLVNLGRFFQMLAALDAGSAFGAQGSYREGVVTLLAEPGTLMALAAAAAVGKGGSLQGLAVLNGEHALVVVLVLASLAVAFLAEGARMPVDDPATHLELTMIHEAQLLDHGGPLLGLYELAASAKMLFYAGLMALLLPGPRLCVFLGLVGVWAVVLAYLETYGVKLRYLRLPDFLSYNTLFGALALLGAIWLR, from the coding sequence ATGACGGCGGTCCTAATCCTCCTCCTAGCCCCCCTCTTTACGGGAAGCGTGAAGTGGCTCAAGGCGAGGCTCACGCACCGGCAGGGGGCGAGCCCTTTCCTGGAGTACCGGAACCTCTCTAAGCTATGGCGCAAGGCTTGGGTGCGTCCATGGCCTAGCTCTCCCGCCTTTCTCCTTGGCCCCATCGTGGCCCTTCTGGGGACCACCCTGGCGGTGAGCCTCCTCCCCATCCTCCCAGGATTGGCCTTACCCGGAGACTTCCTGTTGGCTGTCTACCTTGTAAACCTGGGCCGCTTCTTCCAGATGCTGGCGGCCTTGGACGCCGGGAGCGCCTTTGGAGCCCAGGGTAGCTACCGGGAGGGCGTGGTTACCCTACTGGCGGAGCCGGGAACGCTCATGGCCTTGGCGGCTGCGGCGGCCGTGGGGAAGGGGGGTAGCCTCCAGGGTCTGGCGGTCCTGAACGGGGAGCATGCCCTGGTGGTGGTCCTGGTCCTCGCCTCCTTGGCGGTGGCCTTCCTGGCGGAGGGGGCGCGGATGCCGGTGGACGACCCCGCCACGCACCTGGAGTTGACCATGATCCACGAGGCCCAGCTCCTGGACCACGGCGGCCCCCTCCTCGGCCTATACGAACTGGCGGCCTCGGCCAAGATGCTCTTCTACGCTGGCCTCATGGCCCTCCTCCTGCCGGGGCCGCGGCTATGCGTCTTCTTGGGGTTGGTAGGGGTGTGGGCGGTGGTCCTCGCCTACCTGGAAACCTATGGCGTGAAACTCCGCTATCTGCGGCTCCCCGACTTTCTTTCCTATAACACCCTGTTTGGGGCGCTGGCGCTTTTGGGGGCGATATGGCTACGGTGA